The uncultured Desulfuromonas sp. genome has a segment encoding these proteins:
- a CDS encoding diguanylate cyclase translates to MKAYHSITRRVAIGYLVIVFFSTLAIGYALTRLHDHTKRTQQLVETQFHAFTLLRDIRQNLLAQENLEKQLLILEDTQLLDLVERRWDDFDLILATSKRTTLPEHFSPLPRALATYRQNGKILLQAFVDKNWQQARKYSKAATLQRNQLLDRLAKIRNIHQIAVDHDLHSLSEQSNRAFTITVLLAFAGLLLSAPVALTVIVGIHRSVKALQDGTRDIAQGNFNSKVGIRSKDEFGQLALDFSAMARKLRELEQLHLDANPLTRLPGNLAIDRELERRIQDQEVFAHLYIDLDNFKAYGDRYGYKAGSDVIHDVGTMLKNVVKDHGTADDLVGHIGGDDYVVLTTPDKAEAIAKKLIRDFENYVPSLYNEDDRKAGYYMGTDRYGVQRSFPLLTMSIAVILSENMENPSILAISDDCAKMKEHLKRLKGSNYLIDRRKHL, encoded by the coding sequence ATGAAGGCATATCACTCCATCACCAGACGTGTTGCTATAGGCTACCTCGTAATTGTGTTTTTCAGCACACTGGCGATTGGTTATGCCTTGACCCGCCTTCACGACCATACCAAGCGCACCCAACAGCTGGTTGAAACCCAGTTCCATGCCTTCACATTACTGCGAGATATCCGGCAAAACCTGCTGGCTCAGGAAAACCTTGAGAAACAGCTGCTGATTCTTGAAGACACGCAATTGCTTGATCTGGTTGAGCGCCGCTGGGATGATTTTGATCTCATTCTCGCCACGTCAAAACGTACCACCTTGCCCGAGCACTTTTCGCCACTGCCACGCGCCCTGGCCACCTACCGTCAAAACGGGAAAATCCTGCTGCAAGCTTTTGTGGATAAAAATTGGCAGCAGGCACGCAAATACAGCAAAGCGGCGACGCTGCAGCGCAATCAACTGCTTGATCGACTGGCAAAGATCCGCAACATTCATCAGATTGCCGTGGATCATGATCTGCATTCGCTTTCGGAGCAGAGCAACCGGGCGTTTACGATTACGGTCCTACTGGCATTTGCCGGCCTGCTTCTCTCAGCGCCTGTCGCCCTGACGGTGATTGTTGGGATTCATCGCTCCGTAAAAGCACTTCAGGATGGCACCCGCGATATTGCCCAAGGGAACTTCAATTCGAAAGTCGGCATCCGCAGCAAGGATGAATTCGGCCAACTGGCCCTTGATTTTTCCGCCATGGCACGAAAACTTCGAGAGTTGGAGCAACTGCATCTCGATGCCAACCCGTTGACCCGCCTCCCCGGCAACTTGGCCATTGACCGCGAGCTGGAACGACGCATTCAGGATCAGGAAGTTTTTGCCCATCTCTATATCGACCTGGACAACTTCAAGGCGTATGGGGACCGCTATGGTTACAAAGCAGGGAGCGATGTCATTCACGATGTGGGAACGATGCTGAAAAACGTGGTAAAAGACCATGGAACGGCAGACGATCTTGTCGGACATATCGGCGGGGATGATTATGTCGTATTGACCACTCCGGACAAAGCGGAGGCCATCGCCAAAAAACTGATACGCGACTTCGAAAATTACGTCCCGTCACTCTACAACGAAGACGACCGCAAAGCCGGATATTACATGGGCACGGATCGTTATGGCGTGCAGCGCAGCTTTCCTTTGCTGACCATGTCTATTGCCGTAATCTTATCCGAAAACATGGAAAATCCTTCCATCCTTGCCATCAGCGATGATTGTGCCAAGATGAAGGAACATCTCAAACGCCTTAAAGGCAGTAACTACCTGATTGACCGAAGAAAGCATTTATAA
- a CDS encoding YkvA family protein, with amino-acid sequence MASKSDLSSLLRLKRRILEYVAVVRSPQTPVHVKFLAVAAGLYLLMPVDLIPDMIPVLGLTDDAALIGLFLSYLNRFITEDIKRSVDQQDTAKK; translated from the coding sequence ATGGCTTCCAAGTCCGATTTGAGCAGCCTGCTCAGGCTCAAGCGCCGCATTCTCGAGTATGTCGCTGTCGTCCGCTCGCCCCAAACACCCGTCCATGTTAAATTCCTGGCCGTCGCCGCCGGTCTTTACCTGCTCATGCCGGTCGACCTGATTCCCGATATGATTCCGGTGTTGGGCCTCACGGATGACGCGGCCCTGATTGGTCTGTTCCTCAGTTATCTCAATCGATTCATCACGGAAGATATCAAGCGGTCTGTCGATCAACAAGACACGGCAAAAAAATAG